The Lewinellaceae bacterium DNA window AGGCAGCAGCCCCTTGCTACCGGTTTACCGGGGATACATCCAATGCCGGGCGCTTGGCTGTGCACTCTATGCGTACGATGATCAGGGACGTCATCTCACCGGCTCATTAGGAGAAATGGTTATCGAAGAGCCGATGCCCAGTATGCCGATTTATTTTTGGAACGACACGGATGGCGAACGTTACCGGTCCAGTTATTTCGACGAATATCCAGGCAAATGGAGACACGGGGACTGGATCCGGATCGAAGAAAACGGATCCCTGCAAATCCTGGGACGGTCGGATGCCACACTGAACCGCAAAGGTGTACGCATCGGCACGGCAGAGATCTACCGGGTGCTGGATGGCTTTTCCGAACTGAAGGATGCCCTGATCCTCAACCTGGAGCTACCGGGTGGCGATGACTTCATGCCTTTGTATGTCGTGCTGGCAGAAAATCAATTCCTGACCGAACATTTAATCAAATCCATCAATCAGTCTCTTAAAACCCAGTGTTCACCGCGCCATGTCCCGGACCATATTATGGATGTCCCGGACATCCCCTATACCCTCAGTGGAAAAAAGATGGAAGTGCCCGTGAAAAAAATTTTAATGGGTATGGATCCTGGCAAAGCCTTAAATAAAGATGCAGCCAGGAATCCGGAGGCGTTGGAGTGGTTTGTGGAGCATAAAAAGCAGATCTTCAGCCGAGGGGAAGGATGATTTGAAGAAATTCCATTGGTTATTTCTGTCGCCCTTCCAGGGCTCGTTTTGATGCGTGATTTAATCATAAATGGGTTTCACCCATTCCTCATCTAATTATGCCCTTTCAGGGCATAGCTCTGAATCCCGTATCAATGCAGATTTAGCATCATATCACAGGACAGGGTCCATACCCTGGCCTACAACGTATCCCATTCCACCCAGCCCTGAAAGGGCGACATACTACAGGACAGGGTTACTAACCCTGTCCTGAAAGGGCGACATATCACAGGACAGGGTCCATACCCTGGCCTAAAACGTATCCCATCCACCCAGCCCTGAAAGGGCGACATAATTTCAATCCCAGACATACCGATCATCATATTCAATATGGAATTCATCCAGGAATTTGATATACTCTTCACGGAATGATAATTTTTTATGATGAGTTTCCTGGTTTGCAATGTATTGAATGACAGGAGTAATATTGGAAGATTGCACTGAAAAGGCGCCATATCCATTCTGCCAGCGAAAATTATTAAGATTAATGTGCTTGGTTTTAATCCATTTCGAGGAATTTGATTTCACCTCCCTCATGAAATTAGCCAGAGCAATATTCTTTGAAAGGGAACAAAGAATATGAACATGGTCCCGATAGCCACCCACTTGAACAGCGGGGGATTCCAGTTGTCGGCAAATCCCTCCCAAATATTGGAATAACTCATCTTTAATATCTGGTATAATCCAGGGAAATCTATTCTTAGTACTGAATACGATATGCAGGTAGTTCTTTACCAGAGACTGGCCCATAGGTACTATTATTTGATTAAGACAACACTCCTAAAATACCTGAATTCTCCGATAATTAATAATTATTTGCTCTATATATGTCGCCCTTCCAGGGCTCGTTTTGATGCTTGATTTAATCCGTAAATGGGTTACACCCATTCCTCATCTAATTATGCTCTTTCAGGGCATAGCTCTGAATCCCGTAGCAATGCCGATTTAGCATCATACTACAGGACAGGGTTCAAACCCTGGCCCACAGCGTATCCCATTCCACCCAGCCCTGAAAGGGCGACATACTACAGGACAGGGTTCATGCCCTGGCCTACAACGTATCCCATGCCACCAAGCCCTGAAAGGGCGACATACTACAGGACAGGGTCCATACCCTGGCCTACAACGTATCCCATGCCACCCAGCCCTGTAAGGGCGACATACCACAGGACAGGGTTCATTCCCTGGCCCACAACGTATCCATGCCACCCAGCCCTGAAAGGGCGACATACTACAGGAAAGTGTTTATACCCTGGCCCACAGCGTATCCATTCCACCCAGCCCTGAAAGGGCGACATACTACAGGAAAGTGTTTACACCCTGGCCCACAGCGTATCCATTCCACCCAGCCCTGAAAGGGCGACATACTACAGGAAAGTGTTTATACCCTGGCCTGAAAGGGCAACAGATTTTCAGCTAGTTCCATCATGGTGATCTGGGACAGCTATTTTTACGGTTATTCCTTTTCATGCATCACCACTTCGGGATGCATAGTATACATCCTGAAGCCTTCTCCGTCCGGCACCAGGATCCCACTTGACTTATTATCTTCAAGGATGGGGTTATTGGGATATTTCGTCCAGTGTATCAGGTCTGTTGATGCGGCAACATTGGTATTCCATAGACTCCAGTCCGGCTCCGGCGTACCGTGATAATAGCCGTAATAGTGGCCTTTGTATTTGACGATCTGGTTCAGCGCTACTCCATATCGATCATACCCTTCCGGTCCCCGGTCAATTACAGGGTCATCCTGTACATTGGTCCAAATGGACAAATCCGGAGAGGTAGCCAACCAAATCGCCGAATCATTGCGCTCATAAAACAGATAATAACGTCCATCCTCCTTCCAGAGTGTGGGTGTCCCATAAGGACCCGGATCGATTTTGCTTCCATCCACCTTGCGGATGTCCAGGTCACCCTTATCTTCCCAATGAATCATATCGGCAGATACCATCCAATGCGCGATATCGTGCCTACCCTCAGCAACCATCACATACTGGTCCCCGTCATGAATAACCATCATATCCTCCGTCCAGTTGCCCGTAAAGATCGGATTGCCCGGATAACGGGTAAAATGAATGCCATCCGGCGACGTGGCGTAACCCAGATGTAATTCCGTGTCCTTCCTGTCCTGATAACCCGTATACCATAAGTGATAAACTCCTTTTTCTACCAGGATGTAACCCCTCTCACGGATGAGCTGATCCCAATCGGCTGAATCGCCGGTCCCGGCGAAGACCGGGTTTTCCCCGCTTGGTTTGAAATGGACTAATTCGGAAGGAAATGCCAGGGACGAGGATTGATCTGTAGAGGCAACCGTGCAGGATTGGTTGAGGATAAAGCCATAAATAAAACAAAGAGGAATGATCCCGATCCACACACTTCGACTCCGCTCAGGATGGCATTCACTTCCAACCGGGGATCTCTGTCCCATTATACATTCAACATTCAGCATACAACATTCAACATACAACCATTTTATATGGTCCACCCTTCCCGGTAGGTCCTGGTAACAAACTGGTTGGCGTCTTCCAGGTTGGTGATGCGCATGTTATTGCCATCCCACAATAATTTCTGGCGGCCATAAAACTGCATGCGACCATTGGCGTCGGCACGGCGTAACATGTAGGACCTGATGGCCAGATTACCCATCAGCACCGTCTCTGTCATCGGTCCGGCATAATCAAAGGATGAAGTCAGTGCTTTGTGTTCCGGACTATTGAAGCCTGCCTTACAGGCTTCAACCCAAAATCGCTGATGGCCGTATTCCGGCGCCATACCCTCTTCGGTTTGCGGGCCAATTTCGACCGTCCCGTCATTCAGGTACAACTTTGGCATCAAAGGCGAACTGTCATTGATATTGGTCGAGATCAATCCTTTCTCCCCAATGATCAGCACCCCGTTTTGACTCCCGGAACCTCCGATCTCATCATCCGCCGGTATGATTTCCGGATGGGAAGGCCGGATACCGCCGTCACTCCAGGTCATCTCGATCGGTGACTGGGTCTTTTCGGTGGAAGGAAAATGCAATGTGATAAATGACGAAGAGGGCGCTCCCTCCGGATGATAGTCCGGTGTCCACATTTGTGAAAACAGGGAGGCAACGCTGCATTCGGCATCCAGAGGGTAATGCAACTTAAGGGTTCGGAATGGAATATCGATGAGGTGACATCCTACATCGCCCAGAGCGCCGGTGCCATAATCCCACCATCCACGCCAGTTGAAGGGAGCAATGTTTGGTGTATAAGGGATCTCGGGGGCAGGCCCCAGCCACAAGTTCCAGTCCAGTGTTTCCGGCTTCATGGTGGGATCAGGCTGTGGGAAGGCGCCACCCTGCGGCCAGACGGGTCGGTTGGTCCAGACTTGCACTTTGTGGATCTTACCAAGTTTTCCGGAATCCACCCATTCCTGAACCAGTTTGAGCAATGGGTTGGAACCACCCTGGTTGCCCATCTGGGTGACTACTTTTTGTTTGCGGGCCAGTTCAGTGAGCATCCTCGCTTCACGAATATTATGGGTCAAAGGTTTCTGCACATAAACATGCTTTCCGCGCTCCATAGCGTACACCGCTGCCGGCCCATGGACATGGTCCGGAGTGGATATGGTTACCGCATCGATGTCCTTTTCTTTATCCAGCATTTCACGGAAGTCTGCATAGCGCTTCGCATTTGGAAATGCTTCAACGGTTTTAGCCGCCGAACCACCAAAATCCACGTCACACAGGGCAACAACCCGTTCCATGCCGTTACCGGCCGCCAGGCGGATATCGCTGGCGCCTTTACCTCCGGACCCAATGGCAGCCAGGTTCAGCTGGTCGCTGGGTGGTGTGAACCCGAGGCCACCCAGCACATGGCGAGGCACAATAAAAAAGGTGGATGCGGCAGCACCGTATTTCAGGAAGTCACGACGTGAAGTTGTGGCACCTGCTTTCTTTGAATCATTCATTTGTTGTGTGTTAATTGAAAGGCTTGGTAAAAATCATTTCCAATGTAAAAAATGATTTTTGAACTCTTGCAATAAACAAGGTTCTGGTCCCCTGAATCACCACGGATCACCCCGGAAAGTATTCAATTTTCTTATCTTAAGGGACAATCCTGATTCATGCGATGGTTATTAATAATCCTGGTGTTTTGCACCCCCCTAGAACGAAGAACACCTCTTCAGGAACCTTGGGATTTTGATACCCAGCTCGGTGACTTTTTCAAGGGCCAGGTCCAAGGAATGGAAAATAATCCCGCCTGGCAATCCTGGAACAACCTGGATGAGCTCAAAGTCGTACAGCAAAATCTGAGGGACCAACTGTGGGAAATGCTTGGATTGGCGCCTGTGCCAGACAGAACCCCGCTCCAGGTCCAGATCACCGGCGTAGTAGAAAAACAGGATTTCGTTGTCGAGAAAATAGTCTTTCAATCACGACCCGGACTTTATGTCACCGGGAATCTCTACCGGCCGAAACAAATCACGAAACCCTTGCCGGCTATCCTCTACGTTTGTGGACATGCCACAGTGAATCAGGACGGTTACGACTATGGGGCGAAAGCCCACTATCAGCATCATCCGGCCTGGTATGCCCGGCATGGATACATTTGTCTGGTCATCGACACCCTGCAACTGGGTGAGATCGAAGGCATCCATCACGGCCTGTACCGTTATGACCGGTGGTGGTGGATATCCCGTGGATATACACCTGCCAGCGTTGAGGCGTGGAATGGAATCCGGGCCATCGACTACCTGGTATCCCGTCCGGATGTGGATCCTGCACGTCTGGGTGTGACCGGCCGCAGTGGCGGTGGGGCTACCAGTTGGTGGCTGGGAGCACTGGATGAACGCATCAAAGTGGTGGTGCCCGTAGCCGGGTTAACAGACCTGGGCAATCATGTGGTGGATGGTTGTGCTGCAGAACACTGTGACTGCATGTACTTCAACAATATATACCATTGGGATTATCCAATGCTGGGTTTGCTGATCGCACCGCGGCCTCTCCTGATAGCCAACGCAGACCGGGATGTCATGTTTCCGGTCAATGGGGTCTACCGTAGCTATAGCCAGATCCGCACTGCCTATGACCGTCTCGGAATGGGTGATGATCTTTCGCTGAATGTGGTAGGAGGTGGTCATCATGATATTCCCGACATTCAGGTACCTGCTTTGCGCTGGTTCAACCACTATTTGCTGGGAATCGACAGTCTGATGGATTGGCGCATGACACCTTATTGTACACCGGAAGAAATGCGGGTACTTCCGCAAAGGCCTGATAATGAAATTAATACACGAATCGATGAATCCTTTGTAAATCAGGCGGCGCCGGTACTGAACCAGATCAAGGCAGACGGATTTAATGCCTGCCAGCAACAATGGCTAATGCAGTTACAAAACAAGACTTTTCAGAATTGGCCGGACGGTTGGACTTCTACCCTGTCCCAGGTAAATGATCTGGAAGCCTTTGGATATCATATCGAATTAAAAGCTTTACAGGCCGATCCGTACACCCGGCTTCCGGTGTGGGAGATCACCAAACCTGGCTTCGAGGACAGTCTGGCAGTCGCCTACATACTGGACAACCATACCTGGCCCCGCTGGAAGGACCTCTTGTACTCCTCAATGATCAACACAGACATCTATTTTGAAGACACTCAAATACCGGAAGAACTGAATTCGAGGGGCCACGTTGTATTGCTTCCCATGCGGGGCTCAGGTCCTGCAAAGTACACCGGCGACGATGAAGTGCAGAAACACATCCGGCGGCGTTACTATCTGCTTGGAACCTCACTGGAAGCCATGCAAACATGGGACCTGCTCCAGGGATTAAGTATGCTTAAGCAATTAAACCCGTCCTGTCCTGTCTATGGTTCCGAGGCCACCGCCACCCAATTATGTTATGCCTCCTTATTCACCAATCAACTCAAATTAAACCTTGTTGGGCCTACGGATAGTCATGTGTCCGGACCCGATTATCCCAATGTCCTGAAATCCATGGATGTCCCGGCCGCCGTAATGATGTCTGCCATGAAGAATAACATCACCTTGATTACTGAAAATACCAACTTGTGGAAACCCTATGCTGATTTTATAAAAAAAGAAGGAGGTACTTTTATGTTAATTAACAATCCCTGAAATAGTCGAAAATAAAACAGTTTATGTCAACTCAAATTCACTGAAAAAGCCAACTGAAAAAGTCTTGAAGTCCGGGTTAATATCCAGATATCTTTTAAACTGGGTTATGTTAAAATATGGCCGAAATGCATCTGGCTACAGCAATTATTTTTAATTTGATATTCGAGCCACTGTTTTATAAAGTAAATTAATAAAAAACTCACTCATGCGAAAGATTACTTACTCCGCCTTTGCAATGCTTTTAATCGTTGCATCCTGCTCCAAACAAACCATTTTACCTTACGAAGATTCACCCCTGGTAGGGCAGTGGGAAGGCGTAAAGCTGGTCCAGCAGGTCAATGCTACGGTGAACTACTGTGACAGTTATTCGATATCTTTTACTTTCAATCCTGATGGCACCGGGACTTATTACAGCCTGGATATTAACTGGCGCCTGGAATTAGCAGATTCAGACCATCCTGACCAGGTGATCATCACCATTAAAAATAATCCCCTTTTCACGGCAACCATTCAAACCAATGAGGCAAACTTACAGGAGTGGTTGATTATGGAGAGCAGTCCGGTTTATGATCTGATCAAGACTTCTTTTCACCTGACAAAAATCGGCACGCCCGTACCAGATGTACCGCATGGGGGATAATTAAGCGGGACCAAATCAATTGTTCAATTATTGCATCACGCAGTAACTGTATTTTAGATCCGTATCAAATCAGATAAGCGTCAACCACCATGGAATTGGTATTTAATAGCAGTATTCCTTCTGTTGTGTTATTCATACTTCCGATTTTGTTCCCTTCCGGATCCCACCAGGCCGATTCGCCTGCTCCGATAAAATCATCACTTGGACCGATGGAGTTCACCATCCCGGCTATCATGCCATAGTACTGGGAGATCCGTGCCAAACGGGGACCCGCCTGAGCCACTCCATTTGCTGACTTGGCCACACTGGCCAGGTAAATGGTCTTTTCGGACTGATGAACCTGTTCGGCGTGCGTGGTCACGGATAGTTCATAGCAGATGGCTAGTCCAATTGAATTAAATGATGGTGGGAGCCGGGGCTGCTGGTATACCCCTTTAAAAAAAGGCTCTTCATCCGGATGCAGAAATTGTTTGGCATACCAGGTGCGCTGATCATCCGGCCCCATCAAAACCATTCCGATGGCAATACCTGTCTCAACCAGAATAGGCATTCCAACACCAACCATCATGTTACCCTTCCGTGCAGCCTGTTGAATGGGGTCGAATATCGGGGAGTCAATGGTTATGGCACTCTCTTTAGCAAGGGAAGGCTCATACCCGGTCAATGACAGTTCAGGAAATACAAGCAGCTCCACTCCGACTGCATTTGCCAATTCAATAAATCGAATGTGATGTTTGGTATTAACTGCTATCTCACCAGCGTGCGATTGAATTTGTGCCAATGCAATTTTCATACCTTGAAAATAGGTTCCGAATTGAAATTACGAATTACATCTTCACCGCGAAATAACCTGAAATAAATCGCTGGTCCAGGCCCACCCTGAATGCGATATTCCGTCTTGAAAGAAATGGATTGAAATTTTTGAATGGTTTTATCCAATAGATAATTTCCGTACTCAATATGCCTACCCCCGCTCCTGCCAGCACATCAGAAAACCAATG harbors:
- the tnpA gene encoding IS200/IS605 family transposase gives rise to the protein MGQSLVKNYLHIVFSTKNRFPWIIPDIKDELFQYLGGICRQLESPAVQVGGYRDHVHILCSLSKNIALANFMREVKSNSSKWIKTKHINLNNFRWQNGYGAFSVQSSNITPVIQYIANQETHHKKLSFREEYIKFLDEFHIEYDDRYVWD
- a CDS encoding carbon-nitrogen hydrolase family protein, with translation MKIALAQIQSHAGEIAVNTKHHIRFIELANAVGVELLVFPELSLTGYEPSLAKESAITIDSPIFDPIQQAARKGNMMVGVGMPILVETGIAIGMVLMGPDDQRTWYAKQFLHPDEEPFFKGVYQQPRLPPSFNSIGLAICYELSVTTHAEQVHQSEKTIYLASVAKSANGVAQAGPRLARISQYYGMIAGMVNSIGPSDDFIGAGESAWWDPEGNKIGSMNNTTEGILLLNTNSMVVDAYLI
- a CDS encoding glycosylase; amino-acid sequence: MGQRSPVGSECHPERSRSVWIGIIPLCFIYGFILNQSCTVASTDQSSSLAFPSELVHFKPSGENPVFAGTGDSADWDQLIRERGYILVEKGVYHLWYTGYQDRKDTELHLGYATSPDGIHFTRYPGNPIFTGNWTEDMMVIHDGDQYVMVAEGRHDIAHWMVSADMIHWEDKGDLDIRKVDGSKIDPGPYGTPTLWKEDGRYYLFYERNDSAIWLATSPDLSIWTNVQDDPVIDRGPEGYDRYGVALNQIVKYKGHYYGYYHGTPEPDWSLWNTNVAASTDLIHWTKYPNNPILEDNKSSGILVPDGEGFRMYTMHPEVVMHEKE
- a CDS encoding acetylxylan esterase — encoded protein: MENNPAWQSWNNLDELKVVQQNLRDQLWEMLGLAPVPDRTPLQVQITGVVEKQDFVVEKIVFQSRPGLYVTGNLYRPKQITKPLPAILYVCGHATVNQDGYDYGAKAHYQHHPAWYARHGYICLVIDTLQLGEIEGIHHGLYRYDRWWWISRGYTPASVEAWNGIRAIDYLVSRPDVDPARLGVTGRSGGGATSWWLGALDERIKVVVPVAGLTDLGNHVVDGCAAEHCDCMYFNNIYHWDYPMLGLLIAPRPLLIANADRDVMFPVNGVYRSYSQIRTAYDRLGMGDDLSLNVVGGGHHDIPDIQVPALRWFNHYLLGIDSLMDWRMTPYCTPEEMRVLPQRPDNEINTRIDESFVNQAAPVLNQIKADGFNACQQQWLMQLQNKTFQNWPDGWTSTLSQVNDLEAFGYHIELKALQADPYTRLPVWEITKPGFEDSLAVAYILDNHTWPRWKDLLYSSMINTDIYFEDTQIPEELNSRGHVVLLPMRGSGPAKYTGDDEVQKHIRRRYYLLGTSLEAMQTWDLLQGLSMLKQLNPSCPVYGSEATATQLCYASLFTNQLKLNLVGPTDSHVSGPDYPNVLKSMDVPAAVMMSAMKNNITLITENTNLWKPYADFIKKEGGTFMLINNP
- a CDS encoding Gfo/Idh/MocA family oxidoreductase, which gives rise to MNDSKKAGATTSRRDFLKYGAAASTFFIVPRHVLGGLGFTPPSDQLNLAAIGSGGKGASDIRLAAGNGMERVVALCDVDFGGSAAKTVEAFPNAKRYADFREMLDKEKDIDAVTISTPDHVHGPAAVYAMERGKHVYVQKPLTHNIREARMLTELARKQKVVTQMGNQGGSNPLLKLVQEWVDSGKLGKIHKVQVWTNRPVWPQGGAFPQPDPTMKPETLDWNLWLGPAPEIPYTPNIAPFNWRGWWDYGTGALGDVGCHLIDIPFRTLKLHYPLDAECSVASLFSQMWTPDYHPEGAPSSSFITLHFPSTEKTQSPIEMTWSDGGIRPSHPEIIPADDEIGGSGSQNGVLIIGEKGLISTNINDSSPLMPKLYLNDGTVEIGPQTEEGMAPEYGHQRFWVEACKAGFNSPEHKALTSSFDYAGPMTETVLMGNLAIRSYMLRRADANGRMQFYGRQKLLWDGNNMRITNLEDANQFVTRTYREGWTI